Within Flagellimonas maritima, the genomic segment TTATGACCAAAGAAGGAATTATCTTTAGAACAGGTGTACATATTGGTTTTGATATTGAAGCTAAAGAACTCCAAAAGAAGTTCGATGCAATTGTACTTTGTGGCGGTGCCTCAATTAGACGAAATCTTCCAATACCCGGTTCAGAGTTAAAAGGCATAGTACAAGCCATGGATTTTCTTCCTCAAAACAATAGAAAAGTTGATGATATTCCATATAAAGGTGAAGAGATTTCCGCCAAAGAAAAAAAGGTAATTGTCATTGGTGGAGGAGACACAGGTTCTGATTGTATTGGAACTTCTATTCGCCAAGGAGCAGTTTCAGTTATTAATTTTGAAATCATGCCCAAATCAACTATACATAGACCCGAAGGACAACCATGGCCATTTTGGCCCATGCGATTAAGGACAAGTTCATCACATAAAGAAGGAGCTGAACGAGTTTTCAGTATTTTGACCAAAAAATTTATAGGTGATCAAGATGGTAACTTAACAGGACTTATTACTTCAGAAGTATATTGGGAAAAGAAGCCCGGTGAACGTCCTGTGCTCAAAGAAGTAGAAGGAACAGAAAAAGAATGGGAATGCGACTTGGTGCTTCTCGCACTTGGGTTTACTGGTTCAGAAACTACGATAGCAGACCAATTAAGATTGAAAATAGATTCCAGAACGAACATCAGCGCATCTGAAAAAAATTATAAAACCAATATTTCCGGAATCTTTGTAGCTGGTGACCAAAGAAGAGGGCAATCATTAATAGTTTGGGCAATCTCAGAAGGAAGAGAAGCTGCACATCATATAGATAATTTCTTAATGGGCGAGTCAGATCTACCAACAAAAGGAGATGGTGATTTACCAAGGGTTTAAATTTATATAGACATATGCACAAAAAAAAAGCACCTTGGATTAAAATTCAAGGTGCTTTTTTCTTGAAATAATAATAAATAAACCTTATTGGTTGCAATAAAATTTAATAAAAAAACGCCCTTTGCTCATTGCAAAGGGCGTTCGAGGAAGGCGGCGACCTACTCTCCCACCTGGTGTGGCAGTACCATCGGCGCAAACGGGCTTAACTTCCCTGTTCGGAATGGAAAGGGGTGGGCCCCGTCGCCATGGCCACCTAAGTCTTCAATGCTATAAGGTCCATATATGACATGATAAAGGGACGGCGCCATGGCCAAAAAAGAAACACGGGAATATGTGCGCAAAGGAGACCCCGAGGGGCGGTGCGCAAGCATACGGGCAATTAGTACCACTCGGCTGCGTACATCGCTGCACTTCCACCTGTGGCCTATCGACGTGGTCGTCTCCCACGGCCCTTTAAAGAGATATCATCTTGTGGCGGGTTTCGCGCTTATATGCTTTCAGCGCTTATCCCGTCCCGACTTAGCTACCCAGCGGTGCCCCTGGCGGGACAACTGGTGCACCAGCGGTCGGTCCGGCCCGGTCCTCTCGTACTAGGGCCAGCACCACTCAAATCTCTAACGCCCGCAGTAGATAGAGACCGAACTGTCTCACGACGTTCTGAACCCAGCTCGCGTGCCACTTTAATGGGCGAACAGCCCAACCCTTGGGACCTTCTCCAGCCCCAGGATGTGACGAGCCGACATCGAGGTGCCAAACCCCCCCGTCGATATGAGCTCTTGGGGGAGATCAGCCTGTTATCCCCGGCGTACCTTTTATCCTTTGAGCGATGGCCCTTCCATGCGGAACCACCGGATCACTATGCTCTAGTTTCCTACCTGATCGACCTGTATGTCTCTCAGTCAAGCGCCCTTGTGCCATTGCACTCTGCACACGATTGCCAACCGTATTGAGGGCACCTTTAGAAGCCTCCGTTACTCTTTTGGAGGCGACCACCCCAGTCAAACTACCCACCACGCACTGTTCCCCCCGATGGGGGGTTAGGCCCCGGACAAGCAAAGGCTGGTATTTCAACAATGGATCCACGGCGCCTGGCGACGCCGCTTCGATTCCTCCCAGCTATCCTACACATTGCTTGACCAAGGTCAATACGAAGCTATAGTAAAGGTGCACGGGGTCTTTTCGTCCCACTGCGGGTAACCGGCATCTTCACCGATACTACAATTTCACCGAGCTCATGGTTGAGACAGTGTCCAGATCGTTGCACCATTCGTGCAGGTCGGAACTTACCCGACAAGGAATTTCGCTACCTTAGGACCGTTATAGTTACGGCCGCCGTTTACCGGGGCTTCAGTTCAATGCTTCTACCGACAAGTCGGTATGACATCTCCCTTTAACCTTCCGGCACCGGGCAGGTGTCAGGCCCTATACTTCATCTTTCGATTTGGCAGAGCCCTGTGTTTTTGATAAACAGTCGCCTGGACCTATTCACTGCGGCCCCCCGAGGGGGGCGACCCTTCTCCCGAAGTTACGGGTCCATTTTGCCTAGTTCCTTAACCATGAATCTCTCGAGCGCCTTAGAATGCTCATCCCGACCACCTGTGTCGGTTTACGGTACGGGCCGCAATACTCGCTTTTCTTGGAGGCACCTACGCTGGATTATCGACGCGGCCGTGGCCTTGTCGTACTATCCCCGAAGGTTCAACGCACAATTCCGTCTGTGCGCACCAACTCCGGTGCCCCGTCACTTTTATCGTATTGCGGGTAGCGGAATATTGACCGCTTGTCCATCCACTGCCCCTTCCGGGTTCGTGTTAGGTCCCGACTGACCCCCGGCTGATTAGCATAGCCGGGGAAACCTTGGTCTTTCGGCGTGCGGGTTTCTCGCCCGCATTATCGTTACTTATGCCTACATTTTCGTTTCCATACGCTCCACGGGACCTCGCAGGCCCGCTTCAACGCAGAATGGAATGCTCCCCTACCCCTTACAGCAAGCTGTAAGGCCATGGCTTCGGTGGTGTGCTTATGCCCGATCATTATCCATGCGGAACCGCTCGACCAGTGAGCTGTTACGCACTCTTTAAATGAATGGCTGCTTCCAAGCCAACATCCTGGCTGTCAATGCAGTTCCACCGCGTTTTGTCAACTCAGCACACACTTGGGGACCTTAGCCGATGGTCCGGGTTCTTTCCCTCTCGGACATGGACCTTAGCACCCATGCCCTCACTGCCCTGAAACATTATATAGCATTCGGAGTTTGTCAGGAATTGGTAGGCGGTGAAGCCCCCGCATCCAATCAGTAGCTCTACCTCTATATAACTATCAGAACGCTGCACCTAAATGCATTTCGGGGAGTACGAGCTATTTCCGAGCTTGATTGGCCTTTCACCCCTACCCACAGGTCATCCCAAGACTTTTCAACGTCAACGGGTTCGGTCCTCCACTGTGTGTTACCACAGCTTCAACCTGCCCATGGGTAGATCGCACGGTTTCGCGTCTACTACTACTGACTATGGGCGCCCTGTTCAGACTCGCTTTCGCTACGGCTGCGCACCTGAAGTGCTTAACCTTGCCAGTAAAAGTAACTCGTAGGCTCATTATGCAAAAGGCACGCCGTCATCCCGATAAATCGGGACTCCGACCGCTTGTAGGCGTATGGTTTCAGGATCTCTTTCACTCCGTTATTCACGGTTCTTTTCACCTTTCCCTCACGGTACTGGTTCGCTATCGGTCTCTCAGGAGTATTTAGTCTTGGCGGATGGTCCCGCCGGGTTCATACAGGGTTTCACGTGCCCCGCACTACTCAGGATACCGCTATCTAGGCGCTCTTTGCTCTTACGGGACTATCACCCTCTACGGTCAAGATTTCCAACTTGTTCTGATTCATCGCACTTCGAACATCGCGGTCCTACAACCCCGCTGCTGCCGAAACAGCAACGGTTTGGACTAATCCGATTTCGCTCGCCGCTACTATCGGAATCACTTTTGTTTTCTCTTCCTCCGCCTACTTAGATGTTTCAGTTCAGCGGGTTCGCCCCCCTTGCGGGGTGGCATATCTTCAATATGCCGGGTTGCCCCATTCGGATATCCGCGGATCGACACTCGTGTGCAGTTCCCCGCGGCTTTTCGCAGCTTATCACGTCCTTCTTCGCCTCTGAGAGCCAAGGCATCCCCCATACGCCCTTCTTTTGCTTGTCGCACCTGTACCTGGGTACAGATGCCCTCGTAATCCTTTGTTATGTTCTATTCTACTTCGTGTTTCTTCTTTGACTTCGCGATGATGGAATAAACCATCACGCTCCGTCCCAATATGTCAATGAACTTGTGGCGGGCCGCCACCGGCAAAAAAAAAATATGCCGTGGACAGCTTTTACGCCGTTGTGGAGAATATCGGAGTCGAACCGATGACCTCCTGCGTGCAAGGCAGGCGCTCTAGCCAGCTGAGCTAATCCCCCGTTTCAGTTGTCGGTCGTCAGTCGATAGCCGTCAGTACCAACCATAACCCTACTCCTATTCTTAACGTGAACGCTAACTCCCAGAATTTCCAATATTTTTTTTTAAAGAACTTCGTACTTCCGTATTTCAAACTTCGTACCTCCCGTAGTCTCAAACAGACTTACCCCGACTGCGCTCGGCACAGGCTTCTCGCCAGCCTTTCGACCTGTAGTCTCAGGCAGACTCGAACTGCCGACCTCTACATTATCAGTGTAGCGCTCTAACCAGCTGAGCTATGAGACTCTTTGGTGAACATATTATAAGACAGCATAAAAGATGAACAAGGACCGTTCCGATGGGGGGACGGGACATTGTCCGGTCGTCTCTTCTCTAGAAAGGAGGTGTTCCAGCCGCACCTTCCGGTACGGCTACCTTGTTACGACTTAGCCCTAGTTACCGATTTTGCCCTAGGCCGCTCCTTGCGGTGACGGACTTCAGGCACTCCCGGCTTCCATGGCTTGACGGGCGGTGTGTACAAGGCCCGGGAACGTATTCACCGGATCATGGCTGATATCCGATTACTAGCGATTCCAGCTTCACGGGGTCGAGTTGCAGACCCCGATCCGAACTGTGACCGGCTTTGTAGATCCGCGCCCCCTTGCGGGGTGGCTTCCCTCTGTACCGGCCATTGTAGCACGTGTGTGGCCCAGGACGTAAGGGCCGTGATGATTTGACGTCGTCCCCACCTTCCTCGCGGTTTGCACCGGCAGTCCCGTTAGAGTCCCCATCTTTACATGCTGGCAACTAACGGTAGGGGTTGCGCTCGTTATAGGACTTAACCTGACACCTCACGGCACGAGCTGACGACAACCATGCAGCACCTTGTAATATGTCCGAAGAAAAGGGTGTCTCCACCCCTGTCATACTACATTTAAGCCCTGGTAAGGTTCCTCGCGTATCATCGAATTAAACCACATGCTCCACCGCTTGTGCGGGCCCCCGTCAATTCCTTTGAGTTTCATTCTTGCGAACGTACTCCCCAGGTGGGATACTTATCACTTTCGCTTGGCCGCCGAGCCCAAGGGCCCGACAGCTAGTATCCATCGTTTACGGCGTGGACTACCGGGGTATCTAATCCCGTTCGCTACCCACGCTTTCGTCCATCAGCGTCAGTATATGGTTAGTCACCTGCCTTCGCAATCGGCGTTCTATGTGATATCTATGCATTTCACCGCTACACCACATGTTCCGGCAACTTCACCATAACTCAAGACCGCCAGTATCAAAGGCAATTCTACGGTTGAGCCGCAGACTTTCACCCCTGACTTAACGGCCCGCCTACGGACCCTTTAAACCCAATGATTCCGGATAACGCTCGGACCCTCCGTATTACCGCGGCTGCTGGCACGGAGTTAGCCGGTCCTTATTCTTACGGTACCGTCAGCCATCTTCACGAAGATGGGTTTCTTCCCGTACAAAAGCAGTTTACGACCCATAGGGCGGTCATCCTGCACGCGGCATGGCTGGATCAGAGTCCCCTCCATTGTCCAATATTCCTCACTGCTGCCTCCCGTAGGAGTCTGGTCCGTGTCTCAGTACCAGTGTGGGGGATCCCCCTCTCAGGGCCCCTAACCATCGCTGCCTTGGTGGGCCGTTACCCCACCAACAAACTAATGGTACGCATGGCCATCCCTGTCCGATAAATCTTTAATCACGTGGACATGTGTCCATATGATGCCATGGGGCATTAATCCAAATTTCTCTGGGCTATTCCCCTGACAGGGGCAGGTTCCATACGCGTTCCGCACCCGTGCGCCGGTCGTCGGCGGGTGCAAGCACCCCCGTTACCCCTCGACTTGCATGTGTTAGGCCTGCCGCTAGCGTTCATCCTGAGCCAGGATCAAACTCTTCATTGTCTATCGTTAAATATCTATCCAACTACCTTGGACAATGACCGAGTCCCCCGCATCAAAATGGTTCCTTGTGTTCTCTTTTACGCTGTCTATACAATATGTCAAATGAACTTCTTGAATCCGAAAAAGAAAAAAACAGCCCCGAAACGGGACCTATCTACCCTCTTACAGCGCCCAACCTTATCAGCTAAGCGGGTGCAAATATAAACAGGTTATTTCTTCTCCGCAAATAGTTTTGACTTAATTTTATCCAAAAAAGAAAAGAAAATTGTAAGGTGCTGTTTTCCAGTTACAAATTGAAAAAACTTCAAGAAAAGAAATTCCAGACCAATCCAAAACGTATGACAAAGTCGCGGTAAGGATAATTAGGTGCTGCATAAAAATTTGGTTCTGAAAAAGAAGAATTGAAGTGTTCTGCCTTTAAGTATATTCTTGTCTGCCTAACTTTCGCGTTAATAAAAAAATCCATCATTGGAAAGCCGCCAAATTCTTCTCTATTTTGCGTATAAAACTCACTTAATAGCGGGTTATAAGCATTCATATTATAGGATGTAAAATATTTAAGGGTAACCCCTGTTTGCAAGAACATCGCTTTTTTGAAAGCATCCGTTGAGAAGTAAAGCGTATTTCTTGTTACGACTTGAGGAACATTAAGCACTTGGGTATCCTGGGTAACATCTTGATAGAGAACTGTATTGGCTAAAGCCCATTTTCTCCACTTGAACTCCTTAAAATATTTAATCCGTAGGTGATTAATAGTGGAAGTCTCTTGAATAGGTTTCACGAAAGCGGTTTCAAGACCGTTATCTATTTCTTCTTGTTCGGCCTCTGATGACGCGAAGTATGTATAATTGTCAATTGCACTGTATTCAGCTTTTATATTTCCAAAAAAAAATGAGTCAAAACCAAACGCTATATTTTGTATCTGTTGTTTTTCAAAATTATCCGTATTCTGCCAATTAAAATTCTCGTAATCACTCTGGTATAATAAGTAATTGAAGTTAGGCATCCGTGAAGATGCATTAATCGAACCAAAAAATAGATTGTTCTTGTTTATTATATACTGTACAGAAGTGTTGAAAGTATTCCCTGTAAGTTCTCCTAAAATGTTATAGTTAATGCTACCATCTAATTTTAAACGTCCTAAATCCTTTGAATAGGTCCCTCCGATAGCAATTTCCTCTCCTTTCAATTGATTCCCTATAATCCCTTCATCCGTAACTAAAATGCTATTAAAGAAATAATTATAATTATAGAGACTTGCATTCCCAGAAATCTTCCCTAAAACTCTATTTGAAAATTCTATACTTAGCTTATTAAACATTGTTTTTAGACGAGCTCTATCATCTATTGGTTCTGAAAAGACATCTTCTCCAAAAGCATTATTCTGCTCTGTTTGCGTAAATTGATAATATTTAGTTTCATAATTGAATTCATGGCCAATCACTAACGCTGTAGGTTTTTTACTGGTCGAATCTTTCTTATAATTAAATAATTTAAACTGTTGATCCAAAAAATACCGTCTTCCTTGAACTCTATTAGTAGCGTCCGTATATAATACGTCTATTCTAAACCTATCTTCAAAGTCAGGTGTTCCTCCTTCAAATTGCGCACGATCCTCTAATCCGCCATTTTCTTCAGATTCAATGTCTTGAGCAGTAATATGACCCCTTACTATGTATTTTTTATTATTGGTAGTGTAATTGAAAGTTGTTCTGAAATTTCCAGATTGCGCTTGATTAAATCGATATTTACCTAATGACCTGAATCCTTTGTAAGCAATTGATGCATTAAACCCTTTATTAATGTTGAAAGTTAGAAGAGCATCTAAAAGCTGACCTTGTTCCAAAGTAGTCTTGAACATTAGTTCTGTCATTGGGGTTGGAACATGATAATAATCAATATCCTCAACCTCCATATAATTAAAGTGTTTTGTCAGTGCACCTAGTTGAGGATAGAAAGTATTCTCTGAAAATGTTCTACCGAGGGAATTATAAGGCTGACCGATATTTGCGAAAGGCATTAACTCAAAATCGTCTTTTCTGAGGTAATTATATTTATATTCTTTTTTAATTGTAAGCGTAGTGTCCAAAACAATGGTATCTCGACTATAAGAAATAATCTTATAGTCCGAGATTAACACTGAATCTTTTTCTATTGCTTCTTTACTTTTTAAAACTTTTGGACCGTTTTGTCCAACGGTATCTATCTGTTGTACTGGAGGCAGCGAGTCTTGCTGAGCGAAAACAGAAAGCCTCACTAAAAGAAGAAGTGCAATACAAAAAAATCTCATCCACTGTTATTGGTAGAACAAAGGTATATTTTTTGTTTTTAAAGAAATGTGAAAGTTTGAAATTCCCAATACTTTAGTACTGAAACAAAAAAAAGCCATCTTTACAAGATGGCCTTTAAATTTATTTTTTCAAATTCAATTACTACTCATTTTGAGTATTAATAAATGGATTGTTTTGAATCTCCAAAAATGGGATTTCGAAAGTCAATCTCTCGTCGTTATGTTCAATCGGAATACCAACAAAAGATAGATGGTTAGGACCTCTAGTTATTGTAGCTTGATTTCTTTTCATAGCTAAATAACTTTTACCTTCTCCCCATAATTCGATACGAGTTTGTAAATATATTTCATCCAATAAGTCCTGTCCTGCTAAACCGTCAATGTAAGAAGAATCAGGGATACGTAAATCCAACAATTCTTTTAATCTTTCACGAGCACCTGGTTCATTAC encodes:
- a CDS encoding glutamate synthase subunit beta, which gives rise to MGKITGFMEFDRKVEAYVPVKKRIKNYNEFTVPLKEKELKNQGARCMDCGIPFCHSGCPLGNLIPDFNHAVYQGKWEKATKILHSTNNFPEFTGRLCPAPCEESCVLGINEDPVSIENIEKNIVETAFENGWIKPEPPINRTSKKVAVVGSGPAGLATAQQLNRAGHSVTVFERDEKIGGLLRYGIPDFKLEKSIIDRRLDIMTKEGIIFRTGVHIGFDIEAKELQKKFDAIVLCGGASIRRNLPIPGSELKGIVQAMDFLPQNNRKVDDIPYKGEEISAKEKKVIVIGGGDTGSDCIGTSIRQGAVSVINFEIMPKSTIHRPEGQPWPFWPMRLRTSSSHKEGAERVFSILTKKFIGDQDGNLTGLITSEVYWEKKPGERPVLKEVEGTEKEWECDLVLLALGFTGSETTIADQLRLKIDSRTNISASEKNYKTNISGIFVAGDQRRGQSLIVWAISEGREAAHHIDNFLMGESDLPTKGDGDLPRV
- a CDS encoding putative porin — translated: MRFFCIALLLLVRLSVFAQQDSLPPVQQIDTVGQNGPKVLKSKEAIEKDSVLISDYKIISYSRDTIVLDTTLTIKKEYKYNYLRKDDFELMPFANIGQPYNSLGRTFSENTFYPQLGALTKHFNYMEVEDIDYYHVPTPMTELMFKTTLEQGQLLDALLTFNINKGFNASIAYKGFRSLGKYRFNQAQSGNFRTTFNYTTNNKKYIVRGHITAQDIESEENGGLEDRAQFEGGTPDFEDRFRIDVLYTDATNRVQGRRYFLDQQFKLFNYKKDSTSKKPTALVIGHEFNYETKYYQFTQTEQNNAFGEDVFSEPIDDRARLKTMFNKLSIEFSNRVLGKISGNASLYNYNYFFNSILVTDEGIIGNQLKGEEIAIGGTYSKDLGRLKLDGSINYNILGELTGNTFNTSVQYIINKNNLFFGSINASSRMPNFNYLLYQSDYENFNWQNTDNFEKQQIQNIAFGFDSFFFGNIKAEYSAIDNYTYFASSEAEQEEIDNGLETAFVKPIQETSTINHLRIKYFKEFKWRKWALANTVLYQDVTQDTQVLNVPQVVTRNTLYFSTDAFKKAMFLQTGVTLKYFTSYNMNAYNPLLSEFYTQNREEFGGFPMMDFFINAKVRQTRIYLKAEHFNSSFSEPNFYAAPNYPYRDFVIRFGLVWNFFS